tAATTACTAGGGAATGTGGCCGATGAGAGGTGAAATAATGAACTCGCATTAATAAAAAATTATCCTCCAATTATGTCTCTGATTTCGGTGCTTTATTTTCGTTGTTCATGTAGTTCGTTTTGTCTTGGTTCCTTTGAATATGAAggtaaagaagaaaaaacatgataaattattcaaaaaaatcaagattaagaaaaaaaaacatggtaaAGAATGTGGCCGATGAGAGGGGAAGAagttggggaagaagggaGATGGGGAGTGGGACCCAGCGGCAGTGAGAAGGTTGTTTTCACGGTGTGGTATTGGACGCGAATCTCAAGACAGATCGGACGGATGGGATAGCAGGAGTAGTGTGCTCGAGTGTAAAAAAATCCTGTCTCCTGTTGGGATTGACAAAAGTATTAAgattttttgagggaaaagtTATTAAGATTTTAGTTCGAGTCTCCCTCAATCCTCTCCAATCGCCAGGTGGGTGGAACGGAACTGAGTCCTTCTGCCGAACGTATCGCCATTCGCCAGTGTCGCTCCGCGCATTCGCCAGTTTCGTCCGGGCACGCTCTGTTCGAGAGCAACTCGTGGAGCAGCGCGCGCTGGTCCGTCTCGGCACGCTCCAACCTCAGGCGCGCCACGCGCCCTGCTCGCGCCGCGCCACACTGCTCCTCCCCTTACCACGTGTGCTCCTCTCGCGCCCACGCACCGCCCAGCGCCTTCCTCCAATAGCAAACTCGCTCTTTCTTTCCATCCCCCTCGGCCCtcgccgtcctcgtcgcctccCCCAAACACCTTCACGCGCGCGCGTACTCAACTCACCTGCAACGGATAGACACGACGTACAGCACCAACAAACAAATGCGCACAATGGCGgcacggcgggcggcgccgtcggcgaCCCAGGGGCCGCCGTGGGAAGCGCTTCCCCTGGTGGCCGCCTTCCTCGACGACGCGGTGTCCCTCGCGGCGGCCTCCTGCGTGTCCACCTCCTGGcacgccgccttcgccgccgacCACCTCTGGGCGCGCCTCTGTCGCTCCCACTACCCGTCCGCCATCGCCCTCCTGCAAACCGACAACAATGGCATCATTAACGGCACCGGCGACCCACGCTCACGCTCCtccccgcaccgccgcctctTCGCGCTGTTCCAcgctgccgcctcctcccgccgccgcccgctcccaGCGCCCCgcctcgcgctcgccgacgtcaccttcgccatcgaccTCTTCACATCGAGCGGGAACAGCATCCTCTCCTTCGCCGTTGCCGCCTGCGACGCCGGGGCTAACAAGGGCGTGTTCCAGTTCGGGGTGGACGTGAGTGGCCGGAACGCGGTGGCGGGTCCGGGGGAGCAGCATTGGAGCGTCCGCTGGACGGCCGTGCGGACGCGGCTCGGAGACGGGCTTGCTGCGCCTGCGCTGCCTGCGGCGGCAATCGTGATGATGGAGGCGAAGGTGCCATCGTCAAGGGCCggggagctcggcggcggagagaAGGGGGAGGCGTGGGCGTCGGAGAAGCTGCCCGCGCCTgggtgcggcggcgcgaggatggaggcggaggtggtggtggaggtgagCGGGGAGGAGAGGCGGGTGGAGACGGTGCGGTTCGGGGTGTTGCTGGATTGTAGGTACGTCAGCGTCGACGAGGGGCTCAGATACTTGCAGCATTTCCTCTTGTAATATTGCAGCATTTCCTCTTGTAATATTGCAGCATTTCCTCTCTTGTACTGCAAATCATGTACAGTACTGCAATGTTTTATTTCACCGGTACACCAGTTGTGGACAAAAGACGCGCACTGCCTTGCAGGCCTTGCGCaaggctaatttttttaaaataatacgatttttttaatattttttaaaataatacgcAGTTTAATTGTCTTTCAAAAATAACACGGCCTCagtttgggccaggccgattagGTCCagtcggcctcgcccaggccgacgGCAGGCTGGCCTCCCAGCCCGCAGGCCGTAGGCCCAGTCGGCTTCCGACAGGCCGACTCGTCCATTCTGCAGTTACCTACAAGCTTTAGGCTAGGATAGGCAGGGggctgatgcatgcatgcattcggTCCACTTTTGCTGGTGAGCgttgtgcatgcatggggTTTCTTATTCCTGTCCTGTCCTGCACAGTCCGTAGCTAGGGTGGCAGTGGACATGCACCTACTGCACGCATGGATCGATGCATGCGCTGAGCGGAACTACCGTGCGCGTGGTGTGCGGCACCCAGTCGCCCTGGCCTaagccgactgggcctaatcggtTTGGACAAGGCCGACTGCAGCTAATCGGTCTGTGAGCTGGGAGGCCGGTCCGCTGTCAGCCAGGGCGAGGCCGATTGagcctaatcggcttgggccaggccgactggagctagtcggcctggcccaagacGAGGGTGGCCTagttttgcaatttttcaaaaacatgtattatttttaaaaatgaataaataattcatattatttaaaaaaattagttgCATTGCATGGTGATGGTGTCTTTGAAACGTTGGCTCGTTTCCGCTTATGTCCTGGGTGCATCTCTACATGTGTTCGTGTTGTAAAACGTTCTTTTGTGGTACTAGTCCACTTGATGCTCGCTTCATGACCGATCACATCATGAAATTTCAGTATGCAGCGAATCACCGTGTAAATTGGCACCAGATCATGCAGGCTACGAAACACACACGCAGTTAGTTATGCAACCAAGTTAACAATTAAGAACATTCTTTGTTTTAAGAGGcaaatactcactccgtccgaaatattatatgtatgtaagacatattttagtatatagatacgttcatatttagacaaatttgagtcacttgatatatGACGCGGAGTTGAGTATGACAAGAAGATCCACAATCTTAATAATGCGGTTCCTTCGAATCCGCCCGAAGAAGAGCTTTTTTGCAGGTTTCCTTTTCGATGAAAAAGATTTGGGGGCCCAGGAGCAGGCTGTCGACCCcatggtggaggaggcgcTCTCTCCTCCACGCAGCGGCAGCGATGTCGACATCCTGACATTTGGGACAGGAGTTGATTCTTTGACCACCGCTGCCTCCGTAGATGGGTGCCTGGTCGCTTTGGCTGGGTTGGGCCCGCTCCTTGGTGACAAAGCTTTCGGACCGGCTCTCTGCGAACCGGACCCGTTCGAGACTTGTGGGTCGAGCCTGTTGCTTATGGAGCCAACTGCTCAAGATCGGGCCGTTTTGCTACTTGGGCCCCCTCCTGTGGTGGGCTGCAAGTCAGCGTTGGCCTCCCCGAACCTTATCGATGCTAATTTGCAGTCCTTCATCGCCGAGCTGACCACACCTGTGCCGGCCACTGTTctctgctcgccgccggcggagtCGGATATGAAGAGCTTGCCCAACCCCCGCCTTGCGGACGGCGCTGACGTGAGGAAAAGCGGAAGGCTGGCGGCCCAGCCAACTCGTGGCCTATCCTCCATGGACAGGGCACGGCTCGTGCTTCTAAagaagaggggggggggggatctCCGATGGGGATGGCACTTCAGCCCCTGACGAGCTCCTCAAGTACTGGCAGCTGTTCTCCAAGCCTTTGCCGCCCAGCTTTGTGGCGGCGGTCTCCTCGCTCGTGCCATGTCATGGCAATGCAGATGCGACTCTGAAGGTGGGGGAGCCAACAGCGGCTTAGATGGTCAAGTTGACCTCTTGTGCGTCGATGTATCTCAGGTTCCCAATGtatctctcctctcttttgTCTATGTGGTCGTGGGTTTGGTCGCTGTTGTCTATCTGTTGGTCAATGTTGTTGGGGTTCAGTTCGTGGGCTGTGCTTCAGTTGGAACACAGGATGTGGGTTGAGTCTCTGTTTGTGGAATGTAAGGGGACAATCCAGCAAAGAGAAGAGCTATCTCCAATGTCGTGCAAGATTTGAGCTGCAATATTGTGTGTTTACAGAAGACTAAGATCAATAGCTTCGATCGGTCTCTGGTGATTGAAACTTTGGGTAGTAATTTTGTAGACAGTTTCATTTTCTTGTCTGCCGTTGGCACAAGAGGAGGAATTTTAATTGCTTGCAGCAGAGACTTCGACATTTCTGCTGATCATCTGGCGGCAGGGAGCTATTCAATTACCGGCACCATCAGAGATCGATCCAACAACGATGAATGGTCCATCATTGGAGTTTATGGTCCACAGGAGGATGGGGAAAAAAATCCTGTTCTTACAGGAGCTGGGAAATGTACAGCATGTTGCAATGCAAAAATGGTTGATTTTGGGAGATTTCAATTTAATATGCAGAGCAAATGAGAAGAGTAGCAATAATGTTAACCTGCGAATGATGGGAAGATTTAGGAGCACCATTGATGATCTTGAGCTACTGGAGATTCCTCTCCTTGGTAGGCGTTTTATATGGCCGAGTGAAAAGCACAACACAGTCCACACCAAAATTGACAGGGTGCTTATCACTAAGGATTGGGAGACTGCTTTCCCGCAATATCAGCTTAGACCGGCTTCCACATCGGTCTCAGACCACTGCCCGCTAGTTCTCAAGAAGATGCAGGTTCAACATTATTGGGGTTTCAGATTCGAGCAATTTTGGATGGGTATTCCAGGTTTCCAGGAGGTGGTGCAGAATGCTTGGAAAAAAGAGGTTCGTGCTGTGGATGCAATAAGGCGCCTCCATATTCAGCTGTCCAGAACATCCCGCGCTCTGAAGAAGTGGAGCAAGAAAATCAGAAGATCAAATAGGCTGCTGGAGGAAATAGCAAATGAGTTTATTTTCCAATTAGATCTCGCCCAGGAAGAGAGGGAGCTTACTGTCAAAGAAAGAGATCTTAGAAAGCTTCTAAAATCCAAACTGCTCGGTCTGGTTGCTATCGATAGAATTCGATGGAGACAGAGGTCCAGAATTACGTGGATCAAGCATGGGGACGCAAACACAAAATTATTTCACCTGAGAGCTAACGGCCGGAGGAGGAAAAATCATATACATGTGTTACATGAGCAGTCTAGGGAGGTCTCTGATCAGAAGGCTAAAGCGGCGATCCTCCACGATCATTTCAGAAATTTGCTTGGTTCGTCTGTGACAAGGAATATTTTGTTTAACTGGTAGGCTAATCTGCAACATCTTGATGCCCCATTTTCCATAGAGGAATTGTTTGTTGCTATTTGTGATATGCATGCGGAAAAAGCACCAGGCCCTGATGGTTTTTCAGGGGCCTTCTTCAAGAAATGTTGGGACATTGTCAACCAATTGCACGATCTTAGAGGCTGGCACTGGAATTTGTTAAGCACGGCTCACATTGTTCTTCTACCTAAGAAAGAGTCTGCGTCGACAGCGGTTGATTTCAGGCCAGTCAGTTTAATGCATAGTGTCTCTAAGATTTTGTGCAAGATGCTCGCTTGTCGTCTTGCGTCAGAGCTTCCAAAGCTGCTCTCATCTAGCTAGAGTGCTTTCATCAAGGGAAGGAGTATAAATGATAACTTTATGTACGTCCAGAGCGTGATCGGAGATGCTCATTTGAAGAAGAAGTCGTTGGTTTTCTTGAAGTTGGACATTGCCAAAGCTTTTGACTCAGGTTGATTGGGGCTATCTTCTCGAGGTCCTGCAGCATTTTGGTTTCGGGTAGAGATGGAGAG
The Brachypodium distachyon strain Bd21 chromosome 2, Brachypodium_distachyon_v3.0, whole genome shotgun sequence genome window above contains:
- the LOC100829092 gene encoding probable F-box protein At5g04010, whose amino-acid sequence is MRTMAARRAAPSATQGPPWEALPLVAAFLDDAVSLAAASCVSTSWHAAFAADHLWARLCRSHYPSAIALLQTDNNGIINGTGDPRSRSSPHRRLFALFHAAASSRRRPLPAPRLALADVTFAIDLFTSSGNSILSFAVAACDAGANKGVFQFGVDVSGRNAVAGPGEQHWSVRWTAVRTRLGDGLAAPALPAAAIVMMEAKVPSSRAGELGGGEKGEAWASEKLPAPGCGGARMEAEVVVEVSGEERRVETVRFGVLLDCRYVSVDEGLRYLQHFLL